A part of Halobaculum sp. MBLA0143 genomic DNA contains:
- a CDS encoding PQQ-binding-like beta-propeller repeat protein, with product MTDDSEPRPVDRRAFLAACGATALAGCAAGSGDTDGEPASAAGTATRTETRTATPADELDLGEPEAWPMAGYDARNTGHNPAANGPTATPTDGWGSDVTGYKTMSAGAFYDGRLYLGSGETGYGFDPRDGYPDWTVSLEYSPNFTAPAVAAADGVTTTYLATRSTTGAIRGGGDGRLLAVTADGGRRWARDLPVTGSAKPVGDRLYVPSSTRETGRLHALSPTDGTTVWEHTVSGDRTGVFGAPAVANRVVYAPVTQFDGETATAELRQLSVDDGTRRRGVTFPGEFRARPVVDKDGTVYVTTRSGVVAAVADEVAWETQVDGEIWATPVLVDEQLVVLAGRRLVAFDTTTGGRQWTVELPPTRGSELATDGETVYVGGNRLTAVAVADGTKRWAEPIPGGNAGGWGSPVVAGEALFVGVCVKNGENGGLYDDRMRLLV from the coding sequence GTGACGGACGACAGCGAGCCACGGCCGGTCGACAGACGCGCGTTCCTGGCGGCCTGTGGCGCGACGGCGCTGGCGGGGTGTGCGGCCGGCAGCGGCGACACGGACGGTGAGCCGGCGTCGGCGGCCGGGACGGCGACTCGGACGGAGACCCGGACGGCGACACCGGCCGACGAGCTCGACTTGGGCGAGCCGGAGGCGTGGCCGATGGCGGGGTACGACGCCCGGAACACGGGGCACAACCCGGCCGCGAACGGGCCGACGGCGACGCCGACGGACGGCTGGGGGTCCGACGTGACCGGCTACAAGACGATGTCGGCGGGCGCGTTCTACGACGGCCGGCTGTACCTCGGCTCCGGCGAGACCGGCTACGGGTTCGATCCGCGCGACGGCTACCCGGACTGGACGGTGAGCCTGGAGTACTCGCCGAACTTCACGGCGCCGGCGGTCGCCGCGGCCGACGGGGTGACGACGACGTACCTCGCCACCCGGAGCACGACGGGGGCGATCCGGGGCGGCGGCGACGGTCGGCTGCTGGCGGTGACGGCGGACGGCGGACGCCGGTGGGCGAGGGACCTCCCCGTGACCGGGTCGGCGAAGCCGGTCGGCGACCGGCTGTACGTCCCGTCGTCGACGAGAGAGACCGGGCGACTCCACGCGCTGTCGCCGACGGACGGCACGACCGTCTGGGAGCACACGGTCTCCGGCGACCGGACTGGCGTGTTCGGTGCGCCCGCGGTCGCCAACAGGGTCGTCTACGCGCCGGTGACACAGTTCGACGGGGAGACGGCGACGGCGGAGCTACGGCAGCTGTCGGTCGACGACGGCACGCGGCGTCGGGGGGTGACGTTCCCCGGTGAGTTCCGGGCACGGCCCGTCGTCGACAAGGACGGTACGGTGTACGTGACGACACGAAGCGGGGTGGTCGCGGCGGTCGCCGACGAAGTCGCCTGGGAGACACAGGTCGACGGAGAGATCTGGGCGACGCCGGTGCTCGTCGACGAGCAGTTGGTCGTCCTGGCGGGCCGTCGACTCGTCGCGTTCGACACGACGACGGGTGGACGACAGTGGACGGTAGAACTTCCCCCGACCCGTGGGAGCGAGCTGGCGACGGACGGCGAGACGGTGTACGTCGGCGGCAACCGGCTGACGGCCGTCGCGGTCGCCGACGGGACGAAGCGGTGGGCGGAGCCGATTCCCGGCGGCAACGCCGGCGGCTGGGGGTCGCCGGTCGTCGCCGGCGAGGCGTTGTTCGTCGGCGTCTGCGTCAAGAACGGGGAGAACGGCGGGCTGTACGACGACCGGATGCGGCTGTTGGTGTGA